Proteins encoded by one window of Polyodon spathula isolate WHYD16114869_AA chromosome 16, ASM1765450v1, whole genome shotgun sequence:
- the LOC121328678 gene encoding ER degradation-enhancing alpha-mannosidase-like protein 1 isoform X1 — MQWRSIVIGLLLLRLALNCILWFTFGLGFYQNFHSQKVDLYVDDEKVAFEKPSWLNNNPQNGDSKTWSKNSYLNYFEDGKDEYAQKYNSFPDNLKVKMKDMAKEMFYFGYDNYMKYAFPEDELNPIDCEGRGPDVLNPSNININDVLGNYSLTLIDILDTLVVMGNVSEFHKAVKLVIETVSFDKDSTVQVFEANIRILGGLISAHILLTDSKQPFGNVGLQDYDNELLHLAHDLAVRLLPAFENTSTGIPYPRVNLKRGVPPDSINETCTAGAGSLLVEFGILSRLVGDSTFEWVARRAVKALWKLRSNETGLLGNVVNIQTGQWVSKQSGLGAGMDSFYEYLLKSYILFGDKEDHKMFNAAYESIQSHLRRGREACNEGEGDPPLYVNVNMFSGQIMNTWIDSLQAFFPGLQVLSGDIENAICLHAFYYAIWKRFGALPERYNWQLQAPDVQFYPLRPELVESTYVLYQATKNPFYLHVGMHILQSLEKYTKVRCGYATLHHVVDKSKEDRMESFFLSETCKYLFLLFDEDNPLHKSENKYIFTTEGHVVPIDKRFREKVWKDEGVVANTEKPEVRPANTSTNCNRIPDERRYALPLKSVYMRQIDHMVGLL, encoded by the exons ATGCAATGGCGATCTATAGTAATTGGGCTGCTCCTGTTGAGACTGGCACTCAATTGTATCTTGTGGTTCACATTCGGATTGGGTTTTTATCAGAACTTCCATTCTCAAAAAGTGGACCTTTACGTCGATGACGAGAAAGTCGCTTTTGAAAAACCTTCGTGGCTGAATAATAACCCACAGAATGGGGACAGCAAGACCTGGTCGAAAAACTCTTACCTTAATTACTTTGAAGACGGAAAAGACGAGTACGCCCAAAAATACAACTCTTTCCCGGATAACCTGAAGGTAAAAATGAAGGACATGGcgaaagaaatgttttattttggatatGACAACTACATGAAATACGCTTTTCCAGAAGATGAACTGAACCCGATTGACTGTGAAGGACGGGGACCCGATGTGTTAAATCC GTCAAACATCAACATTAATGATGTGTTGGGGAACTATTCGTTGACTCTGATTGACATACTGGACACGCTGGTG gtgaTGGGGAATGTCTCGGAGTTCCATAAAGCTGTCAAGTTGGTGATTGAGACGGTCTCCTTTGACAAAGACTCGACTGTGCAAGTGTTTGAGGCCAATATCAG GATTCTTGGAGGTCTAATTTCTGCTCATATTCTCCTGACTGACTCCAAACAGCCATTCGGTAACGTGGGGCTGCAGGACTATGATAATGAGCTTTTACACCTGGCTCATGACCTAGCTGTGAGACTTCTGCCAGCCTTTGAGAATACCAGTACAGGAATCCCATACCCTCGG GTAAACCTAAAGAGAGGAGTCCCCCCGGACAGTATCAATGAAACCTGCACTGCCGGAGCTGGGTCGCTGTTGGTGGAGTTTGGGATCCTCAGTCGCCTGGTCGGGGATTCAACCTTTGAATGGGTGGCACGAAGGGCGGTGAAGGCACTCTGGAAACTGCGCAGTAATGAGACCGGCTTACTAG GTAATGTGGTGAACATTCAGACAGGCCAGTGGGTTAGCAAGCAGAGCGGTCTGGGAGCAGGCATGGATTCTTTCTATGAGTATCTGCTGAAGTCCTACATCCTTTTCGGAGACAAAGAGGATCACAAGATGTTTAATGCTGCGTACGAGAGTATTCAGAGCCATCTCAGGAGAGG GCGAGAAGCCTGCAATGAAGGAGAAGGTGATCCACCACTATATGTGAATGTGAACATGTTTAGTGGACAGATAATGAACACATGGATAGACTCGCTTCAGGCTTTTTTTCCAGGTCTCCAG GTGTTAAGTGGTGACATTGAAAATGCAATTTGCCTTCATGCCTTTTATTACGCTATTTGGAAACGCTTTGGGGCCCTCCCGGAGAGATATAACTGGCAGCTCCAGGCACCTGATGTCCAGTTTTATCCACTGAGACCTGAGCTGGTGGAATCCACATATGTTCTTTACCAG GCCACCAAGAACCCTTTCTATCTCCATGTAGGAATGCATATTCTCCAGAGCCTTGAAAAGTATACCAAAGTCAG ATGCGGGTATGCCACTCTGCATCATGTTGTGGACAAGTCAAAGGAAGACAGGATGGAGAGTTTCTTTCTCAGCGAGACgtgtaaatatttgtttctg CTGTTTGATGAAGATAACCCTTTGCACAAATCtgagaataaatacattttcacgaCTGAGGGACATGTTGTGCCAATAGACAAGCGGTTCCGAGAAAAGGTTTGGAAGGATGAAGGGGTTGTTGCCAATACAGAAAAGCCTGAAGTCAGGCCAGC
- the LOC121328678 gene encoding ER degradation-enhancing alpha-mannosidase-like protein 1 isoform X2, with the protein MQWRSIVIGLLLLRLALNCILWFTFGLGFYQNFHSQKVDLYVDDEKVAFEKPSWLNNNPQNGDSKTWSKNSYLNYFEDGKDEYAQKYNSFPDNLKVKMKDMAKEMFYFGYDNYMKYAFPEDELNPIDCEGRGPDVLNPSNININDVLGNYSLTLIDILDTLVVMGNVSEFHKAVKLVIETVSFDKDSTVQVFEANIRILGGLISAHILLTDSKQPFGNVGLQDYDNELLHLAHDLAVRLLPAFENTSTGIPYPRVNLKRGVPPDSINETCTAGAGSLLVEFGILSRLVGDSTFEWVARRAVKALWKLRSNETGLLGNVVNIQTGQWVSKQSGLGAGMDSFYEYLLKSYILFGDKEDHKMFNAAYESIQSHLRRGREACNEGEGDPPLYVNVNMFSGQIMNTWIDSLQAFFPGLQVLSGDIENAICLHAFYYAIWKRFGALPERYNWQLQAPDVQFYPLRPELVESTYVLYQATKNPFYLHVGMHILQSLEKYTKVSHLVSSVIICMQGDCSAIM; encoded by the exons ATGCAATGGCGATCTATAGTAATTGGGCTGCTCCTGTTGAGACTGGCACTCAATTGTATCTTGTGGTTCACATTCGGATTGGGTTTTTATCAGAACTTCCATTCTCAAAAAGTGGACCTTTACGTCGATGACGAGAAAGTCGCTTTTGAAAAACCTTCGTGGCTGAATAATAACCCACAGAATGGGGACAGCAAGACCTGGTCGAAAAACTCTTACCTTAATTACTTTGAAGACGGAAAAGACGAGTACGCCCAAAAATACAACTCTTTCCCGGATAACCTGAAGGTAAAAATGAAGGACATGGcgaaagaaatgttttattttggatatGACAACTACATGAAATACGCTTTTCCAGAAGATGAACTGAACCCGATTGACTGTGAAGGACGGGGACCCGATGTGTTAAATCC GTCAAACATCAACATTAATGATGTGTTGGGGAACTATTCGTTGACTCTGATTGACATACTGGACACGCTGGTG gtgaTGGGGAATGTCTCGGAGTTCCATAAAGCTGTCAAGTTGGTGATTGAGACGGTCTCCTTTGACAAAGACTCGACTGTGCAAGTGTTTGAGGCCAATATCAG GATTCTTGGAGGTCTAATTTCTGCTCATATTCTCCTGACTGACTCCAAACAGCCATTCGGTAACGTGGGGCTGCAGGACTATGATAATGAGCTTTTACACCTGGCTCATGACCTAGCTGTGAGACTTCTGCCAGCCTTTGAGAATACCAGTACAGGAATCCCATACCCTCGG GTAAACCTAAAGAGAGGAGTCCCCCCGGACAGTATCAATGAAACCTGCACTGCCGGAGCTGGGTCGCTGTTGGTGGAGTTTGGGATCCTCAGTCGCCTGGTCGGGGATTCAACCTTTGAATGGGTGGCACGAAGGGCGGTGAAGGCACTCTGGAAACTGCGCAGTAATGAGACCGGCTTACTAG GTAATGTGGTGAACATTCAGACAGGCCAGTGGGTTAGCAAGCAGAGCGGTCTGGGAGCAGGCATGGATTCTTTCTATGAGTATCTGCTGAAGTCCTACATCCTTTTCGGAGACAAAGAGGATCACAAGATGTTTAATGCTGCGTACGAGAGTATTCAGAGCCATCTCAGGAGAGG GCGAGAAGCCTGCAATGAAGGAGAAGGTGATCCACCACTATATGTGAATGTGAACATGTTTAGTGGACAGATAATGAACACATGGATAGACTCGCTTCAGGCTTTTTTTCCAGGTCTCCAG GTGTTAAGTGGTGACATTGAAAATGCAATTTGCCTTCATGCCTTTTATTACGCTATTTGGAAACGCTTTGGGGCCCTCCCGGAGAGATATAACTGGCAGCTCCAGGCACCTGATGTCCAGTTTTATCCACTGAGACCTGAGCTGGTGGAATCCACATATGTTCTTTACCAG GCCACCAAGAACCCTTTCTATCTCCATGTAGGAATGCATATTCTCCAGAGCCTTGAAAAGTATACCAAAGTCAG ccaTTTGGTATCTTCAGTAATAATCTGTATGCAGGGAGACTGCAGTGCTATTATGTAA